A genomic stretch from Komagataeibacter xylinus includes:
- a CDS encoding GDSL-type esterase/lipase family protein, with protein sequence MQIGDSHSANDAFSDQMRTALQQQFGNAGRGFLQPGVPFRYYHPAQVTVSSTGWSAVSAFSKTATGPWGISLVRQHADAPASMTITADEAGGLGRGMVEFLGQPGGGRIIVEADDGGRTVISTASSRNSDAMWLRMPTTPDTRSVTVSAMGDGPVDILGWEVGKGNQARPEPGILYSNLGITGSTIDILSKVDPGILSEEIRHLKPSLLIVAFGTNEGFNTTTNFDSYSARYEQIIQDLHSAAPMAGIVVTLPPDGVRQERQAPYARSCDKLAYGTRGFATPPALDTVRQAQTSVAQRNHWMQWDWRQAMADTTHPDGRCTILVWGARNPPIAARDHVHLLKVGYQQTAASLYNDLMNGYGLWSSQKHKK encoded by the coding sequence TTGCAGATTGGTGATAGCCACAGCGCCAACGATGCGTTTAGCGACCAGATGCGCACCGCGCTGCAACAGCAGTTCGGCAATGCGGGCCGGGGTTTTTTGCAGCCCGGCGTACCGTTCCGCTATTATCACCCCGCACAGGTTACGGTTTCCTCTACAGGGTGGAGCGCTGTCAGTGCGTTCAGCAAGACAGCGACAGGCCCCTGGGGCATCAGTCTGGTCAGGCAGCATGCAGATGCGCCTGCCAGCATGACCATTACCGCAGATGAGGCCGGTGGGCTTGGCCGTGGCATGGTGGAGTTTCTGGGCCAGCCAGGCGGCGGCCGGATTATCGTGGAGGCAGATGATGGTGGGCGCACCGTCATTTCAACAGCGTCATCCCGGAATTCTGACGCCATGTGGCTGCGGATGCCCACCACGCCCGATACCCGTTCAGTAACCGTATCGGCCATGGGCGATGGCCCGGTCGATATACTGGGCTGGGAAGTGGGAAAAGGAAACCAGGCAAGGCCGGAGCCGGGAATATTATATTCCAACCTCGGTATTACAGGCTCTACCATAGATATCCTGAGCAAGGTTGATCCCGGCATATTATCGGAAGAAATCAGGCACCTTAAACCAAGCCTGCTGATCGTTGCCTTTGGAACCAACGAGGGCTTCAACACCACAACGAATTTTGATTCATATTCAGCCCGGTATGAACAGATCATACAGGATCTGCATAGTGCTGCCCCCATGGCCGGCATTGTTGTCACATTGCCCCCTGATGGCGTTCGTCAGGAACGGCAGGCCCCCTATGCCCGCTCATGCGATAAATTGGCATACGGGACCAGGGGATTCGCCACGCCGCCCGCGCTCGATACTGTCCGTCAGGCACAGACAAGTGTTGCCCAGCGCAACCACTGGATGCAGTGGGACTGGCGTCAGGCCATGGCCGATACCACGCACCCTGATGGGCGCTGCACCATTCTTGTCTGGGGCGCGCGCAATCCACCAATCGCAGCCAGGGACCATGTCCACCTCCTGAAAGTCGGCTACCAGCAGACTGCCGCGTCATTGTATAATGATTTAATGAATGGCTACGGTTTATGGTCTTCACAGAAACATAAAAAATAA
- a CDS encoding lytic transglycosylase domain-containing protein, with product MAAPMAQGQPALLHPLSASDAARIRAAFANQSTGNFDGADALLGQLKENSLTGTVLAERCIHAAYACSTPMLESWLAQYPDRPAAPMMRAMLALRSNSDGPVGGHRISGAAISATDAQTLYTQGQDRVVLDRALAASAFREASGRVAFYAGLSAWRLGEVQQSQQLFAWAASADKGARDLRSAASWWASRAAERAGNTKDALRWLVQSARCKDCFYGVIARRALSKNESRNDAAVLTIADVNVVAARPAGHRALALLQVGRTDLAEAELHDDWADADNTNERQSIGLVAHAVENAGGTLYAAASRAGSSKLVPGHALDLPQRFTPSGGFVVDPALIYAIVSIESRFQPTVTSKSGAIGLMQLMPCTAANFAGGRPEDLNNPSVNLLIGQRYLMALARDRHINNHLIRLLASYAVGHTQVAHWKASEQSTNEPLAFLEAIPKPTVRHWIETVLLHSWMYSEKLNRRPATLDSLALGEKAKLPLEAETSLQ from the coding sequence ATGGCGGCTCCCATGGCGCAGGGGCAGCCAGCCCTGCTCCATCCACTTTCCGCAAGCGATGCCGCCCGTATCCGCGCCGCTTTTGCCAATCAGTCTACCGGCAATTTTGATGGGGCGGACGCCCTGCTAGGACAGTTGAAAGAGAACAGCCTGACCGGCACCGTTCTGGCAGAACGGTGCATTCATGCGGCATATGCCTGTTCCACACCTATGCTGGAAAGCTGGCTGGCACAATACCCGGACCGTCCTGCCGCGCCCATGATGCGGGCCATGCTGGCATTGCGCAGCAACTCCGATGGGCCTGTCGGCGGGCACAGGATTTCTGGCGCGGCCATCAGCGCGACTGATGCACAAACCCTTTATACACAGGGGCAGGACCGGGTCGTTCTCGACCGGGCCCTGGCTGCATCTGCCTTCAGGGAAGCGAGCGGAAGAGTGGCGTTTTATGCTGGCCTGTCTGCCTGGCGGCTGGGGGAGGTGCAGCAGTCACAGCAACTGTTCGCGTGGGCGGCCAGTGCCGATAAAGGCGCCAGGGACCTGCGTAGCGCTGCATCCTGGTGGGCAAGTCGTGCTGCCGAACGTGCTGGCAATACGAAAGACGCCTTGCGCTGGCTTGTGCAGAGCGCGCGCTGCAAAGACTGTTTTTATGGGGTAATTGCCCGCCGCGCCCTCAGTAAAAACGAATCACGGAATGATGCCGCCGTGCTCACGATTGCTGATGTGAACGTGGTTGCCGCACGGCCCGCAGGCCACCGGGCGCTGGCACTTCTGCAGGTAGGCCGTACAGACCTGGCCGAGGCCGAACTGCATGATGACTGGGCCGATGCAGACAATACCAATGAACGACAGTCCATAGGGCTTGTTGCACACGCGGTTGAAAATGCTGGCGGGACACTTTACGCCGCAGCCTCTCGCGCAGGGTCCAGCAAGCTTGTTCCCGGCCATGCGCTTGATCTTCCGCAGCGCTTTACGCCAAGTGGCGGGTTTGTGGTGGACCCGGCACTCATCTATGCAATCGTTTCCATTGAATCGCGCTTCCAGCCTACGGTTACCTCCAAAAGCGGCGCAATAGGATTGATGCAGCTCATGCCGTGTACGGCGGCCAATTTCGCTGGCGGTCGACCGGAGGATCTCAATAATCCATCCGTCAATCTGCTGATTGGCCAGCGTTACCTGATGGCGCTGGCGCGGGACCGCCACATCAACAACCACCTCATCCGTCTGCTGGCCAGTTATGCGGTGGGCCATACCCAGGTAGCCCACTGGAAGGCCTCCGAACAAAGCACAAATGAACCTCTGGCTTTTCTGGAGGCCATTCCCAAACCCACGGTCCGGCACTGGATCGAGACAGTGCTTCTGCATAGCTGGATGTATTCGGAAAAGCTCAATCGTCGCCCTGCAACCCTTGATTCACTAGCCCTGGGCGAGAAAGCCAAACTTCCCCTGGAGGCAGAAACGTCCCTTCAGTAA
- a CDS encoding DUF459 domain-containing protein — MRTPVATPDASAVQATPATPQTADATPAATTPPEAPACVPAPGETGRVLVIGDSQAQGLAGGLRWLYRTNRNMRVLDHSKISTGLVSVAFYNWPDEVHKLAATEHVDVAVVMFGANDMPPVRVHGAVDQTQLANFTKIYSARVRDIIVTLKNAHIPVIWVGHPIVRDDVFSADMAILNNIFQDQAAKNGAQFVPLWSVFADNGHFSAYGEGVDGSKVRLRADDGVHLTPGGYQKAAKILEPLIACYQPNAVQKGKAAASAVPAHTSGQPASPDPS, encoded by the coding sequence ATGCGGACACCTGTAGCTACGCCCGATGCCAGCGCGGTGCAGGCAACGCCTGCCACACCGCAAACCGCCGATGCCACCCCTGCGGCGACAACCCCGCCTGAAGCCCCGGCCTGTGTGCCTGCTCCGGGTGAAACCGGGCGCGTCCTGGTCATTGGTGATTCACAGGCCCAGGGTCTGGCAGGGGGATTGCGGTGGCTTTACCGTACGAACAGAAACATGCGCGTTCTGGACCACAGCAAAATTTCCACCGGTCTGGTCTCGGTAGCATTCTATAACTGGCCAGATGAGGTACATAAACTGGCAGCAACCGAACATGTCGATGTTGCTGTCGTTATGTTTGGTGCCAATGACATGCCGCCGGTACGGGTTCATGGTGCTGTTGACCAGACCCAGCTGGCCAATTTTACAAAAATCTATTCGGCCCGGGTGCGCGATATTATCGTGACGCTGAAAAATGCCCATATCCCCGTTATCTGGGTCGGGCATCCGATAGTGCGTGATGATGTTTTCTCGGCTGACATGGCAATCCTGAATAATATTTTCCAGGATCAGGCAGCCAAAAACGGTGCGCAATTTGTGCCGCTATGGTCAGTTTTTGCTGATAACGGGCATTTCTCTGCTTATGGCGAAGGTGTTGATGGATCAAAAGTGCGCCTTCGTGCAGATGACGGCGTGCATCTGACTCCAGGCGGGTATCAGAAAGCGGCCAAAATACTGGAACCCCTGATTGCCTGTTACCAGCCCAACGCTGTGCAAAAAGGCAAGGCTGCTGCATCTGCAGTGCCTGCGCACACATCAGGCCAGCCCGCGTCGCCTGATCCGTCCTGA
- the rlmB gene encoding 23S rRNA (guanosine(2251)-2'-O)-methyltransferase RlmB produces MNMRTSRRRGASSGAHSASPARNTPERGGRRGGRGAASAPAGTCWLYGLHAVQAALENPARKLRQLLVTAEAQDTLAAKLEGGFPIQAVRAERAQLDALCGPDAVHQGMALLADMLTPPDLDTVLEQPGPVLVLDQVTDPRNVGAILRSAAAFGAVAVVMQDRNAPDETGTLARAASGALEIVPLIRVVNLSRVLDALKARGLWVVGLDAGGGILDGAAFHQRRVALVLGAEGAGLRRLTREHCDEIAGLAMSSQMESLNVSNAAAVALYEMFRHR; encoded by the coding sequence ATGAACATGCGCACATCCCGCCGTCGTGGTGCCTCATCCGGGGCTCATTCCGCTTCTCCCGCCCGTAACACACCCGAAAGGGGCGGCAGGCGGGGTGGCCGTGGGGCCGCATCGGCTCCCGCTGGCACGTGCTGGCTATATGGCCTGCATGCGGTTCAGGCCGCGCTTGAAAACCCGGCCCGCAAGCTGCGCCAGCTTCTGGTCACGGCGGAAGCGCAGGACACCCTGGCAGCAAAGCTTGAAGGCGGCTTTCCCATCCAGGCCGTCCGCGCCGAGCGCGCCCAGCTTGATGCGCTGTGCGGCCCTGACGCCGTGCATCAGGGCATGGCCCTGCTGGCCGATATGCTGACCCCGCCCGACCTTGATACGGTGCTTGAACAGCCCGGCCCGGTGCTGGTGCTCGATCAGGTGACTGACCCGCGCAATGTGGGTGCCATCCTGCGCTCGGCAGCCGCCTTTGGCGCGGTGGCGGTGGTGATGCAGGACCGCAATGCCCCCGATGAGACCGGCACGCTCGCGCGCGCGGCCTCGGGCGCGCTCGAGATCGTGCCGCTGATCCGCGTGGTCAACCTCTCGCGCGTGCTTGATGCGCTCAAGGCGCGTGGCCTGTGGGTGGTGGGGCTTGATGCTGGCGGCGGCATTCTTGATGGCGCGGCCTTTCACCAGCGCCGGGTGGCCCTTGTGCTCGGGGCCGAGGGCGCAGGATTGCGGCGGCTGACGCGCGAGCATTGCGATGAAATCGCGGGGCTTGCCATGAGCAGCCAGATGGAAAGTCTCAACGTATCCAACGCCGCCGCCGTGGCGCTGTACGAAATGTTCCGCCACCGCTAG
- a CDS encoding FUSC family protein — MTDGFLLRFRWLYAPRLTDFGFALRTTIAALLALVLALWMEMDDPQWAPMTTWIVAQNSRGQSMSKARWRLLGTCLGAVAGVALIAAMPQSAWLLFPVLALWVGVCCGLATFLRNFHSYALVLMAFTSGLIALNAANAPHQVFDIALSRSTYIFVGILCESALAAVFAPSLIDVARREIGQKVGAAIGQAAQALGSMMQGREEAFLKSRTLLGSVFSVSDQIEFSEVEMQHRTRAGDHARAALASIAVVMSRGLGLSARMHATGDLPPGFVTPLARAQALFATIQAAMAAPDPLAAIPGLRAQLRDLGAECRQQLVNDIIAVSGATPPGRVAGQQHLDGYILNASLGVLLVRLDAALAHLAATQVAPAHDRFHFSIPPWRDRTAAWHNGIRSAGAVLMGGLVWECTGWPDGATFAMFVVVTCSRFAANENPVRDSIGFLRGAVWAVLVAAIITFMVLPDQAVWETLVLSLFLPMMVGGLALRNAGTAGTAAPYNNFLPFMVYPGNQSRLDELTFFNINSAVVLGIGCSVLVFRLVLPFDPDAERWRMRRQIVHDLRRIAIAPAIPDPGAWVNRLTTGFARLVRHASTMSDAQTNAYLDGVLSAMTVGLNLIRLRGLLARGSLPPAVGAAVERTLAAFGAWKGGPPDGLAHIVATALAQIRAAVEDEGNLSRRLDLGWSVAYLEILARELYMNARFFDITRRFHLPHDGNGKQTA; from the coding sequence ATGACGGATGGCTTCCTGCTTCGCTTCCGCTGGCTTTACGCCCCGCGCCTGACCGATTTCGGCTTTGCGCTGCGCACGACCATCGCTGCCCTGCTGGCGCTGGTGCTGGCCTTGTGGATGGAGATGGACGACCCGCAATGGGCCCCCATGACCACATGGATCGTGGCCCAGAATTCACGCGGGCAGAGCATGTCCAAGGCGCGGTGGCGGTTGCTGGGCACCTGCCTTGGCGCGGTGGCGGGTGTTGCGCTGATTGCCGCCATGCCGCAATCGGCGTGGCTGCTGTTTCCCGTGCTGGCATTATGGGTGGGGGTGTGTTGCGGGCTGGCCACTTTCCTGCGCAATTTCCATTCCTACGCGCTGGTGCTCATGGCCTTTACCAGCGGGCTGATTGCGCTCAATGCGGCCAATGCGCCGCATCAGGTGTTTGACATCGCCCTGTCGCGCTCGACCTACATCTTTGTGGGCATATTGTGCGAAAGCGCACTGGCTGCGGTGTTCGCGCCCAGCCTGATTGACGTGGCCCGGCGCGAGATCGGCCAGAAGGTGGGGGCGGCCATAGGCCAGGCCGCGCAGGCGCTTGGCAGCATGATGCAGGGGCGCGAGGAGGCGTTCCTCAAATCACGCACGTTGCTGGGCTCGGTCTTTTCCGTGTCGGACCAGATCGAGTTCAGCGAAGTGGAGATGCAGCACCGCACCCGTGCGGGCGATCATGCGCGCGCGGCCCTCGCCTCGATTGCGGTGGTAATGTCGCGCGGGCTGGGGCTGAGTGCGCGCATGCATGCCACAGGCGACCTGCCGCCCGGCTTCGTCACGCCGCTTGCGCGCGCGCAGGCGCTGTTTGCAACCATTCAGGCGGCCATGGCCGCACCCGACCCGCTGGCCGCCATTCCCGGCCTGCGCGCGCAGTTGCGCGACCTCGGCGCGGAATGCCGCCAGCAACTGGTCAATGACATCATCGCCGTATCCGGTGCCACCCCGCCGGGCCGAGTGGCAGGGCAGCAGCATCTTGATGGCTACATCCTCAACGCCTCGCTCGGCGTGCTGCTGGTGCGGCTTGATGCGGCGCTGGCGCATCTGGCGGCAACGCAGGTGGCGCCTGCGCATGATCGCTTTCACTTCTCCATCCCGCCATGGCGCGACCGCACGGCTGCATGGCATAACGGCATCCGTTCAGCGGGTGCCGTGCTGATGGGCGGCCTGGTGTGGGAGTGCACCGGCTGGCCCGATGGCGCGACCTTCGCCATGTTCGTGGTGGTGACATGCAGCCGCTTTGCCGCGAATGAAAACCCGGTGCGCGACAGCATCGGCTTCCTGCGCGGGGCGGTGTGGGCGGTGCTGGTCGCGGCCATCATCACCTTCATGGTGCTGCCCGACCAGGCGGTGTGGGAGACGCTGGTGCTCTCGCTGTTCCTGCCCATGATGGTGGGCGGCCTTGCGCTGCGCAATGCAGGCACGGCGGGTACGGCTGCGCCCTACAACAACTTCCTGCCGTTCATGGTCTATCCGGGCAACCAGTCGCGGCTTGATGAACTGACTTTTTTCAATATCAACAGCGCGGTAGTGCTGGGCATCGGGTGCAGCGTGCTGGTGTTTCGCCTCGTGCTGCCGTTTGACCCCGATGCCGAGCGGTGGCGCATGCGCCGCCAGATCGTGCACGACCTGCGCCGCATTGCCATCGCACCCGCCATACCCGACCCCGGTGCGTGGGTGAACCGGCTCACCACCGGCTTTGCCCGGCTGGTGCGGCATGCGTCCACCATGTCCGATGCGCAGACCAATGCATATCTCGATGGCGTGCTGTCGGCCATGACGGTGGGGCTGAACCTGATCCGCCTGCGCGGCCTGCTGGCCCGGGGCAGCCTGCCGCCCGCTGTGGGGGCTGCGGTTGAGCGCACGCTGGCGGCCTTTGGCGCATGGAAGGGTGGCCCGCCAGATGGACTTGCCCACATTGTGGCAACCGCGCTTGCGCAGATACGGGCTGCGGTGGAAGATGAAGGCAACCTGTCGCGCCGCCTCGACCTGGGGTGGAGCGTGGCCTATCTGGAAATACTGGCGCGTGAACTGTACATGAATGCCCGGTTTTTCGATATTACGCGCCGTTTTCATCTGCCGCATGATGGTAATGGCAAACAAACTGCATAA
- a CDS encoding RidA family protein: MTIKRLQPEERLAGAVVHGGLVYLAGQVADDADLDAEGQTADILRQIDAIFAEAGTSKANLLSVQIFLSDMNDMAAMNRAWDAWLDPASKPARATVEARLANPKWKVEITGIAALA; the protein is encoded by the coding sequence ATGACCATCAAACGCCTTCAACCTGAAGAACGCCTCGCCGGGGCTGTCGTGCATGGTGGGCTTGTCTATCTTGCGGGTCAGGTCGCCGATGATGCCGATCTCGATGCCGAGGGCCAGACAGCCGATATCCTGCGCCAGATTGACGCCATCTTCGCAGAGGCAGGCACCAGCAAGGCAAACCTGCTTTCGGTCCAGATTTTTCTGAGCGACATGAACGATATGGCCGCCATGAACCGTGCATGGGATGCCTGGCTCGACCCCGCCAGCAAGCCCGCCCGCGCCACGGTGGAAGCCCGCCTCGCCAACCCGAAATGGAAGGTCGAGATCACGGGCATCGCGGCCCTGGCCTGA
- a CDS encoding SDR family oxidoreductase has protein sequence MPDDSHIASSRRTVLAAAAGLVTAAAASSRAQAAEMAAPRPPLVDPENAYPRPPFPEQSQPWPGLAGKMNPRPDHGETSYRGSGRLAGRKALITGGDSGLGRAAAIAYAREGADVAIAYLPQEEPDAREVVALIREAGRKAVALPGDLRDSKYCAQLVQRAHDELGGLDILVSNAGRQRHQASILDITDEQFDETFRTNIYALFHLSRAAIPLMPRGAAIIATASVNAFSPSEILLDYSATKGAIVAFVKSLAKQMVHKGIRVNAVAPGPFWTALQISGGQTEENIHNFGGETPMGRAGQPAEIAPIYVLLASSEASYITGQVYAASGGTGVG, from the coding sequence ATGCCAGATGACAGCCATATTGCCTCCTCCCGCCGCACCGTGCTGGCAGCAGCGGCGGGCCTTGTAACGGCAGCGGCGGCCTCCAGCCGGGCGCAGGCAGCCGAAATGGCCGCCCCTCGTCCGCCGCTGGTCGACCCCGAAAACGCCTATCCCCGCCCGCCCTTTCCCGAGCAGTCACAGCCCTGGCCCGGCCTTGCGGGCAAGATGAACCCCCGCCCCGACCATGGCGAGACAAGCTACCGCGGCTCGGGCCGGCTGGCCGGGCGCAAGGCACTGATTACGGGGGGTGATTCCGGTCTCGGCCGTGCTGCCGCCATTGCCTATGCCCGCGAGGGCGCGGACGTGGCCATAGCCTACCTGCCGCAGGAGGAACCCGACGCGCGCGAGGTCGTAGCACTCATCCGCGAGGCCGGGCGCAAGGCGGTTGCCCTCCCCGGTGATCTGCGTGACAGCAAATACTGCGCCCAGCTGGTCCAGCGCGCGCATGATGAACTCGGGGGGCTGGACATACTGGTCAGCAACGCAGGCCGGCAGCGCCATCAGGCCAGTATTCTTGATATTACCGACGAGCAGTTCGACGAGACTTTCCGCACCAATATCTATGCCCTGTTCCACCTGAGCCGCGCGGCCATTCCGCTCATGCCGCGCGGGGCCGCGATCATTGCCACGGCCTCGGTCAATGCGTTCAGCCCATCGGAGATCCTGCTGGATTATTCCGCGACCAAGGGGGCCATTGTCGCTTTCGTCAAGTCGCTGGCCAAGCAGATGGTGCACAAGGGCATTCGCGTCAACGCCGTGGCCCCCGGCCCGTTCTGGACCGCGCTGCAGATCAGTGGCGGGCAGACGGAGGAGAACATCCACAATTTCGGCGGCGAAACCCCGATGGGCCGTGCAGGCCAGCCGGCGGAAATCGCGCCGATCTATGTACTCCTGGCCTCATCGGAGGCAAGCTACATCACCGGGCAGGTCTATGCGGCCTCGGGCGGCACAGGGGTGGGCTGA
- a CDS encoding CHRD domain-containing protein — protein sequence MIRFSALPALVVASVAFASPALASVVRFEGHFAGEHGATSQPEGKVEAALNTRTNLVKYVITWSGLSGPVTAAHFHGPAPAGEEAGVLVPIPSPYKSGQHGSVLLSAEQAQALQNGQVYVNLHTAALPNGEARAQIERLTPPARP from the coding sequence ATGATCCGTTTTTCTGCCCTGCCAGCCCTCGTCGTGGCCAGTGTTGCCTTCGCCTCGCCCGCGCTGGCGTCGGTCGTGCGTTTTGAAGGGCATTTTGCAGGCGAACATGGCGCGACATCCCAGCCCGAGGGCAAGGTCGAGGCGGCGCTGAATACGCGCACCAACCTCGTGAAGTATGTCATTACATGGAGCGGGCTGAGCGGCCCGGTTACGGCTGCGCATTTCCATGGCCCGGCCCCGGCAGGCGAGGAGGCGGGCGTGCTCGTGCCCATTCCCAGTCCCTACAAATCCGGCCAGCACGGCTCGGTGCTGCTCTCGGCCGAGCAGGCGCAGGCGCTGCAGAATGGGCAGGTTTACGTCAACCTGCACACCGCTGCCCTGCCCAATGGCGAGGCGCGCGCCCAGATCGAGCGCCTGACCCCGCCCGCCAGGCCGTAA
- a CDS encoding aldose 1-epimerase family protein: MTDNTHTFGDGRLAASVHAKGAELCALRAGGRDLLWGGGAPWQRQSPVLFPIVGRLVDDTAWVEGKPYRMTQHGFARDCTFRWLTRDETGCRLELVDTDETHKMFPFAFSLVIEYRIEHGTLSVRYCVTNPDRARVLPASLGAHPAFIWPLAPDVPKNRHVITFDAPEPAPIRRLQNGLLLPEVLPTPVKGRTLALDEALFAPDALILDQLASHGLTYHIPDGPGLRLAWEGFPYLGLWMKPGGDFLCIEPWHGIASPVGFSGDFSARPGVFHLQPGQEWRAGWQVGCI; this comes from the coding sequence ATGACAGACAATACCCATACTTTTGGCGATGGCCGCCTTGCCGCCAGCGTGCATGCAAAGGGGGCCGAACTGTGCGCCCTGCGCGCGGGCGGGCGTGACCTGCTATGGGGCGGGGGGGCGCCGTGGCAGCGGCAGTCGCCGGTGCTGTTCCCCATCGTGGGGCGACTGGTTGATGATACCGCCTGGGTAGAGGGCAAGCCCTACCGCATGACCCAGCATGGCTTTGCGCGTGACTGTACCTTCCGCTGGCTGACGCGTGACGAGACCGGCTGCCGCCTCGAACTCGTCGATACGGACGAGACGCACAAGATGTTCCCCTTCGCCTTCAGCCTCGTCATCGAATACCGGATCGAGCACGGTACCCTGTCGGTGCGCTACTGCGTGACCAACCCCGATCGCGCGCGCGTGCTGCCGGCCTCGCTTGGCGCGCATCCGGCCTTCATCTGGCCGCTCGCTCCCGACGTGCCCAAGAACCGGCATGTCATTACCTTTGATGCGCCTGAACCCGCCCCCATCCGCCGCCTGCAAAATGGCCTGCTGCTGCCCGAGGTCCTGCCTACCCCGGTAAAGGGCCGCACGCTGGCGCTTGACGAGGCCCTGTTTGCGCCCGATGCACTGATTCTCGACCAGTTGGCCAGCCACGGCCTGACCTACCACATCCCCGACGGGCCGGGCCTGCGGCTGGCATGGGAGGGCTTTCCCTATCTGGGCCTGTGGATGAAGCCGGGCGGTGATTTCCTGTGCATCGAGCCGTGGCATGGCATTGCCAGCCCGGTGGGTTTCAGCGGTGATTTTTCTGCCCGTCCCGGCGTGTTCCACCTCCAGCCGGGGCAGGAATGGCGGGCAGGCTGGCAGGTCGGCTGCATCTGA
- the bluB gene encoding 5,6-dimethylbenzimidazole synthase yields the protein MTTTQPEFSTLFMDQLRDLLRWRRDVRHFRPDPVPESVLDDLLRTACLAPSVGLSEPWRFVRVDDAARRAAVRADFTRCNEAALADRDGPDAQRYARLKLAGLDDAPHHVAVFSHPDPAQGRGLGRATMPQTTTWSTVMAIHTFWLAATAAGVGVGWVSIIDPERIAAVLEMDPALELVAYLCVGYPAAPASTPELERRGWERRAPERRQWIRR from the coding sequence ATGACCACCACCCAGCCGGAATTTTCAACCCTGTTCATGGACCAGCTGCGCGACCTGCTGCGCTGGCGGCGTGATGTGCGCCATTTCCGCCCTGACCCGGTGCCCGAATCCGTGCTTGATGACCTGCTGCGCACGGCCTGCCTTGCGCCCTCGGTCGGGCTGAGCGAGCCGTGGCGTTTCGTGCGCGTGGATGACGCGGCCCGGCGGGCGGCAGTCCGCGCTGATTTTACCCGCTGCAACGAGGCCGCCCTGGCCGATCGTGACGGGCCGGATGCCCAGCGCTATGCGCGGCTGAAACTGGCCGGGCTGGATGATGCGCCCCACCATGTGGCCGTGTTCTCGCACCCCGATCCCGCGCAGGGGCGCGGACTGGGGCGGGCGACCATGCCGCAGACCACCACCTGGTCCACCGTCATGGCCATCCATACCTTCTGGCTGGCGGCGACCGCGGCAGGGGTGGGGGTGGGCTGGGTCTCGATCATCGACCCCGAGCGGATTGCGGCCGTGCTGGAGATGGACCCTGCACTCGAACTCGTGGCCTATCTGTGCGTGGGCTACCCCGCAGCCCCCGCAAGCACCCCCGAGCTGGAGCGGCGCGGGTGGGAACGCCGCGCGCCCGAGCGGCGGCAATGGATCCGGCGCTAG
- a CDS encoding DedA family protein, translating to MLESMGLPLPAETLIISASVYCAATHRLDIRWVALAAVMGAVIGDNIGYMIGRRVGLPLLQKYGSRIKLTPQRLLLGRFLFRHHGSGIVFFGRFIALLRVFVALLAGANHMPWPRFMIFNALGGLCWAGGYATGAYYLGRKVTQVSGPASIGLGIAVAAGLVASAVFLRRNEQRLTAQALREAEAENAAGGTQAA from the coding sequence ATGCTGGAAAGCATGGGCCTGCCGCTGCCTGCCGAGACGCTGATCATTTCTGCCTCCGTCTATTGCGCCGCCACCCACCGGCTTGATATCCGCTGGGTGGCCCTTGCCGCCGTGATGGGTGCCGTCATTGGCGATAATATCGGTTACATGATCGGGCGCCGCGTGGGCCTGCCGCTGCTGCAGAAATATGGTAGCCGCATCAAGCTTACGCCGCAGAGGCTGCTGCTCGGCCGCTTCCTGTTCCGCCATCATGGCAGTGGCATCGTGTTTTTCGGGCGTTTCATCGCCCTGCTGCGTGTTTTCGTGGCGTTGCTGGCTGGGGCCAATCACATGCCCTGGCCGCGCTTCATGATCTTTAATGCGCTGGGCGGCCTGTGCTGGGCTGGGGGGTATGCCACGGGGGCGTATTACCTGGGGCGCAAGGTCACGCAGGTATCGGGGCCGGCGAGTATCGGGCTTGGTATTGCGGTGGCAGCGGGGCTTGTGGCGAGTGCGGTGTTCCTGCGCCGCAATGAACAGCGTTTGACCGCGCAGGCCCTGCGTGAGGCCGAGGCGGAAAACGCGGCGGGCGGAACGCAGGCTGCCTGA